The Mercurialis annua linkage group LG8, ddMerAnnu1.2, whole genome shotgun sequence genome window below encodes:
- the LOC126660159 gene encoding PP2A regulatory subunit TAP46: MEELPLPALFEQAQKIHTTATESSADQETVKKGCEALHKCEDMINKLGLFSANETREDISTSVLKYILVPYYLAELTERIVQDDRIPVLKASQAKLKEFLSFCEAMELVPEEELLASSQGSSNSFPEKRAQKIARFNRQRAAQAKLLEIEERKERRGRSTRAAALSTPVEAGEEDVLDDGGEEEREAWLITISLAICKAFDLLEMLKKEEEMLSAVKERRLKEGDKEFSQTVLDERTEKAEAWHRGAAARSQYTKPAPPITCATFAQDVLEGRAQVSQEHDHKHQPMLFGPASLVGGSRTTERERMMAQVFQPNFRLPTMSIEEAGLKEMEMMNKFQERNAELMAEANSGWYKDDQRPKTGEEEDEDNDDDDAVLKARAWDDWKDDNPRGAGNKKLTPCG, from the exons ATGGAGGAGCTTCCTCTTCCAGCTCTGTTCGAGCAAGCTCAAAAGATCCATACAACCGCCACGGAGTCCAGTGCTGATCAG GAAACGGTTAAGAAAGGGTGTGAAGCACTGCATAAATGCGAGgatatgataaataaattaggGTTATTCTCAGCTAATGAGACCAGGGAGGATATTTCCACTTCTGTTCTAAAATACATTCTG GTACCTTATTATCTTGCTGAACTGACTGAAAGAATTGTACAAGATGATAGAATACCAGTATTAAAAGCTTCGCAGGCTAAGCTAAAG GAGTTCCTTTCTTTTTGTGAGGCGATGGAACTTGTGCCGGAAGAGGAGTTGCTAGCATCTTCTCAAGGGAGTTCGAATTCTTTTCCTGAAAAAAGAGCCCAGAAG ATTGCACGGTTCAATCGTCAAAGAGCTGCTCAAGCTAAGTTGTTAGAAATAGAGGAGCGTAAGGAGAGGCGTGGCCGTTCAACTCGAGCAGCTGCCTTGTCAACTCCAGTTGAGGCTGGAGAGGAGGATGTGTTGGATGACGGTGGAGAAGAAGAAAGGGAG GCCTGGCTTATTACCATCTCTTTAGCCATCTGTAAG GCGTTTGACCTGCTTGAAATGTTGAAAAAAGAGGAAGAAATGCTTTCTGCTGTAAAAGAAAGACGGCTAAAG GAAGGGGACAAAGAATTTTCTCAGACAGTTCTTGATGAACGAACTGAAAAGGCAGAAGCTTGGCATCGTGGTGCTGCTGCTAGATCACAATATACCAAGCCAGCACCACCCATCACCTGTGCTACTTTCGCTCAAGATGTTCTAGAAGGAAGAGCACAAGTTTCACAGGAACATGACCATAAGCACCAGCCTATGCTATTTGGACCAGCAAGTCTTGTTGGTGGTAGTAGAACAACTGAGAGGGAAAGAATGATGGCGCAGGTCTTCCAACCTAACTTCAG GTTGCCAACAATGAGTATAGAAGAAGCTGGGTTAAAGGAAATGGAGATGATGAATAAATTTCAAGAGAGAAATGCTGAACTCATGGCAGAAGCCAACTCTGGATGGTATAAGGATGATCAAAGGCCAAAAACAGgggaggaagaagatgaagataaTGACGATGATGATGCTGTACTGAAAGCAAGAGCATGGGATGACTGGAAAGATGATAATCCTCGGGGAGCTGGCAATAAGAAGCTTACCCCCTGTGGTTAA